One Ostrea edulis chromosome 6, xbOstEdul1.1, whole genome shotgun sequence genomic window, CTCGTTATCGGCCACCGTAAAACGGTTTTTCCAATTTCCCATTTCTCCTGaaatacagaaaatatatatcaCTATTTCAAATGGAAGAACACAATATATCAACGTTTGAAATAGATGAAATAATGTACACAAATGTTGAACCTTTCCCGTAGAAAACGTGCGTGTCTTTGAAGTCTGTCACTGCTCCGATATCTTTTGGAATATTTTTATTCTTATGGTCTGCCATGACTTTGAATTCACATTTTCTGGCTATTTCCTTAACCAATTCTGGTATGGAATTGAGACCAAGAAATTCCGAGATTTTCTGAACACATTCTCTAAGATTCTGCAATTTGGTAATACTGTACTTCAATATCAAAAGTATATATACTCATGGACAAAAGAAACGTTACACATGAAAAAATtatagtaaaacaatattttttcgtataaataaataaaaacttgtttaaCAACACTTCATGCTTTACTGATTACACTGGCAAACACAACAAATGTTAAAACCTAGTCATGCGTGAATTTATCGTTGATACCCGTAAACATGGTTTCGTGGATATCGCATTGCACGTGcaaagaaaatcattttcatttttatcaaatacTACTCAAGGTGATTCAGGCAGTaagaaaaacatcaaaattttCCAACATCTTCGCGTATTGCAATGCCCCGGCTCGACAGTTCCAGTCGCGAAAGAGCAATTGGCATGTTGGAACTTGGAGCGTCGCAAGCCGACGTTGCACGGCGATTTGGGGTTGCAAGGATCACGATTTCTCGATTATTGCACCGTTTCAACACAACAAATTCAACAGCAGACCGCCCCCGATCTGGAAGACCTAGGGTAACAACGCCCAGGCAGGACCGCATGATACGATTACGTCATCTACGGAACAGAACGGAAAATCCAGCAAACACTGCTGTTGGAATTCCTGGATTGCGGCGAATCAGTCGCCGAACAGTTCAACGACGTTTGTCGGCTGCAGGTCTACGTGCACGACGCCCATACAAAGGACCTATGCTGACCCAAAGACACTGCCGAGAACGACTTCAATGGGCTCGACGTCACTTGAGATGGAGGCTTGCAGACTGGAATCACGTTCTGTTTAGTGATGAATCACGTTTCATGCTGCGCCGAGTGGATGGCAGAACACGCGTGTACCGTAGACGCGGTGAACGCTTCTCTGATGGATGTGTGCTACGCCATGACCGCTTTGGAGGCGGAAGTGTAATGATGTGGGGCGGAATAAGTGGTAATCGACGAACAGATCTTGTACCGATCATTGGGACATTAAATGCACAACGATACCGTAATGAAATCCTTGCACAACATGTCCGTCCCTTTATCGCTGCAAATGGCGGAATTTTCCAACAGGATAATGCGCGCCCCCACGTTGCAAGAGCCAACAGAGACTTTCTTGCCAACAATCACATCGACATCTTGCCATGGCCAGCACTTTCGCCCGATTTATCGCCAATCGAGCACCTCTGGGACCAATTAGACCGTCGAGTAAGACAACGCCGCAATCAACCGGAAACGCTTGAACAGCTTAGAACTGCTTTGCAGGAAGAATGGCAAAGAATCCCTCAGGTCTCCATCAATCGTCTCATTGCTTCTATGCGTCGTCGTTGTCAAGCTGTTATCGATAACATTGGTTCTTTCACTCGTTATTGACATTGTGAATTGAATATCCGAAGTTAACACTTTCCGGCTTTGACTCCGTAATTTGTGTATGTTCAGATTCGGGAAACCTTAGATATTTGTTGTGTTTgaacattcaaattttatttttttattcccaaattatattatattttcatgaaataaaattacagtTATACATTTTGGTGTAACGTTTCTTTTGTCCATGAGTATACATATGTAACgacaacatgtatataaaattcaaaatcatctGAGCGTCTAATAGATATGTGTTTTTCTGGCTTTTATGTTTAAATACATGCTAAGGTGAGTACGTTTCCACCTAACTGCAACTCTGATTCGTTTAGTGAGTGAAGTATGGATGtaccggaacgaccgattagaattgacgtttatacaccgcGGTCACGTGATAGTAACCTATTACATGGCAAAGATGACATAGATACAAATGGTAAACTGTTTAGATAACAGGTGTGTTTATATGATTTTGTTTGAAAGTAGGTATGATATCCAAAACCAGTTgtgatttattttatgtacaaaGACACAAGAACAACAATTATAGATTTCTCGTcatgacaatacatgtatttttaccGTGTTTGACCTGATGTGTTGATcacaataaaattttattattatgcTTTATATCAGTGTGGTATGTATCTTATTATTCATGTTCGAAAAACTGcattaaaagtttacatttttgaccattttaaagtaattctaccctcctgtgatgtcatcagattttgcaaaatcaatgatttatttagatttcttCATAATAGGAACATGAATTATGTTGGAGTTTTTTCCGATAATAATTGTAAAAAGTCTTGTTAAAGAGGTttgcacctgagatttggagtaatgtcaattttttgggaagtgcatttttgatttctacattaaagcagaattaggaaattgaaaagaaaaactaggttcgcaacgcttgttattgagctatagtgttctaaacatgaccttttgcacttagaatttattcaattaaacttgatatttctgttggtgtcaacacaacataagcaacacaaatcaatcattacataaaatagatacataatcatgtcttctaacactacagataaaaaataaataaatcaatactagtaatggaaacctttttgcacttgatatacgaaatacgaaaaatttcatgatattaaaattgataatttaaaaggacatattaggagtaatgtcaatttctaaaattttatacagttttcaAGGTCTGTTCTTACAACTTAATATGCAActaaaaaaagtgggggttggagatcaaatttttaattattggcgaaaattgcgagtaaattaattaaatcttttttaagaatcggtgttctgtttggaaaaatatatcaaccaagttaataaattacaacagttGAACTTGTTCCAAGTCTCAaatacctgtatcataaatcataaaactgaaatatatgtataggagtataaaaatgtatcattggatgaaacagaaactgtaatatcattctgaattagaactttttgattaatgaatccttccgccacaaaatatagtccctgccaaaccctttcaaaatttgaattgacacaaaaatgtttagggttcagcaataaaagtgtaatatgtttgcacgaatgggatcaatattgaaccagtaaatacttagctgtagcatcctgtgcagttgtactcaaaagccCAGGAGCTAACGTccttaaaaataaactatttcaaaagtcttagtcgtagatgaataatcaatgataagttttaaaatattatatccaagggcaataactatgtttttattgatttctttatcaagtctattatgcgatagatttcctttatttttacagacattttgtacatttttgtgaagatacagtttcatgaaattgttatgaatgctattatatcgtcataaccagtttgtataaaaaattgataacggtgtttaaggaaaattgcaattttctgacggtgatacaTAATTCAGTTTATGTAcatctcgcatcttaaaaagtgtgatgaactttgtattttgtatgataatttgttagttttaacgctaatgaatgtaaataaatacaattttaaaacttgtatcaaataaaactgcgattatggagttaccttaaaaaggaaattgtaaaacatcacttctTTTGTAATGTCATATTCCACAAAATATCGAAATGGCTAATTGTAATGTTTTTGCACATCATTTATCATTTAGCTCAGTACAAACACTTTCAAgtacacattttaaaattacaagGAAACGATTTGAAACCAattatgaaacatttttggCTGATAAAACCACTATTTCTAAATATCTACCTCTAACCAGATTTACATTAAAAGAAATTTAAGACatagaacaataacaataaatCCAATATAAAGTAAGACActccaaaataaaataattatttgatataCGAAGGTCCCTATTTAATATATTGATTCCATGCCTAAAGAACACATCGCATGTCTCTTGCAAGTCCTTATCCAGAACATGCATAAATAAACAGAAACAGTTTATTAAAGAAATAAGTACACGTAGTCGTTACCATTTTCATGTCCTCGTAAAAGATCTCCAAAAGAGGGTAGTCAGGGTTTTCTTCTTTAAATGTCTTCCACTCTTCAACCCATTTGGCCCAGCTTCCACAAACAACTGTGTTATGGTAAATGTAAAAGgaaaacttttcatattttcaacatCATATTCAGTATTTTGACTTATTGAATCTTATtctttattcatattatataatATGGCTTACACAtgcatttcttttaattttctttatgtGCTTTGTAATATATTGATCATGAATGAAACGAAATTTAGAGGAATGGTGTTTTGCACTAATCGAATCactaataaaattgatattgtggcaatgaaatttatacattagataaaaatcaatataagaTTTTACTCAAGGAGATTCTTAGCATTGTTGGTTGGTTGTTAATaatttaatgtccctctcgagaatctttcactcacacggagacgtcaccattgccggtgacaGGCTGCaggaatttaggcctatgctcgggagggatctttatcatgcaacacttgctgcgacacgggaccttaGTTTTGCTGTCTCACTTAAAGGGCCTTTAgtctcctcttacgacaagcaataggtactgatgacctattctaaccccgaTTTCCACAAGACTTTAAATGCAATCAAAGGCACAAACATTGTAAAACAATTTAAATGCAATCAAAGGCACAAACATTGTAAAACAATTTGTTCATACAATGTGTTAGAATCCATAGTAATATTCATGTTATCATAACCAGATTGAATAACTGCACACATTAAACATTAAATGATGTTGTATAATGACTACTACCTCACAGACAATCCAATTGCAGTGTCGCGAATCAGGTAATAAAAAAGACTTTCTTTACATGCCAACCATTTCCCTCAAAGAATACTGACACACGCCCATGCTTTCCCAACCTTTTTGTATGTGTTATTACTGCCTGTTATGTGATCAAAACTACAATTACGCCCTCTATACCGTGCAAGATAGACAAGGACGCCCCTGATATAGTAGTGATTTTCGATGAAATTACGGAACAATTTGTGTACCATGAATGTTTTAATGGTAgtaattaaatgaattaatgtgacaccctcgtgtgacgtcattggtttttgaaaaatcattgaaatttcattaaaatttatgcatgatagaaatCTAGCTTTTGGgtgaattttattcactgattaaaaaatctggtaaacaatttgctattgaaaaggtttatattttgtataaataatcaattatctttattacaaaaatgttgtcaaacacaataactcctatgctggaatttctcTACTTGTGtttattatacaatgatttccttgATATCCCCAATAAATTCACATATATTTATAACGCAGCAGTTTGTTTCAAACtgttgaaatttaaattttatcatttaaacatgtttttatgtatttttcccatgatatttaatgaaaacgTGCGATTTTATGATGttaatataaacttttgttcTTGTATGTTcgtcatctttaaaaatctggcaaaatatattttcttcgGCTATTGATTAAATTCACCAATATATCAAGTGGAAATCAATACAACTTTTCTACTTTGAACCATAATTTTGATAAGTCCCATGAGGGTGGAGCTATACCCTAACACGGTTACCGACATTGTGTTTCTCGACCATGTGATTCGTTTAAGAAAGGAAACCAATTTTCATCACGTCATTGGAAACAATCTTTATGACTTGTCAGTGCTATATGTATGGTAACAATGCTGCGCAGAAATGTCTTGTGATGGTCCTATTGAAGAGTGAAATACCATAAAACAACTTATCTCCATtaagtattacatgtagtataatgTTTACCATACGTACTGAATGAAAATTGAAGACATCGAACAGTGAAATTCCATAAAGAATGATTTCTTTTGTAATAATGTCACGAATACGAGGTTTCGTAATTTCGTTATAtaatgacgaacagtgatcaacctatacagaatacaaaattgggaaaacacggacccctgaacataccagaggtgggatttggtctctaggaggagtaagcatctcctgtcgactggtcacatatGCCGTGAGCACTATATATTGATCTGGTTAACGGCTTGATCCGTAGTAAACATCAGTATGTCAAGAACGGCTTTAGAATTGGTATCaatcacgtcagacagcattcgatctAACGACAGATTTGGTCAGCGTCATAAACAGTAATTATATCGTTTGTGAATTGAGATCAGCAGTAAACAAACAATGGGCATTGATTTCTGAACTTAGATTACTTTCAagtctttatttttcattgatatattttactgtgaattattctaaatgaaaaggtgaagataacgaacagtgatcaatcttggaactattttgtattcctacaAGGAATACTAAATAGAGAGACAAATACgcacccctggatatactagagatGGAATTAGGTGTCCAagggaaataaataaattatgaaatctTCGAATTGTTGTAAATTCCATAACAGTAGATTATCACATCATCTTGACGATTTGTGTGAAAAAAATAGAACTTTAATCACTATTATTACCATTGCCGCAGATGTAATGTCTCAGGAATTCAGAAAAGCACATATCTCCCGTATCAAATGCTCTGACTTTTTTGCTGAAGTCAAAATACGAAACTGCAGTGTCCTTTGGATTTCGATATACAAGAATAAGTTTGCAGCGTTTCTCTATAAGCTGTTTTGGAATGTGTCGTGGATACATGTGGGAGGTATATATCCGGTTTGTGGCTTTGACAACTTTCAACGCTTCCATTGGAGTGTAATCTAAGATTGGTACCAGCTCGTTCATGAAGTCAGTGTTTCCTGCCTTAAGCATGCGACATACCTCATATGCCCAATGAGTACCTAACGGAAAATAATTCATCGATAATTCTTCGTCGAATAACAATTTCGACAAAGtcaaaatgatatttacatAGTCCTGATATTCCCGTTTAGATTATTTATGCTAAAACAGCACATTGCCtgcatgtttttattttttccaatgCACGATAATCCCGTGAAGATATATGATTCTATTCAGAACAAACGTACACCAAATCCAAACTACGTTCTATCTAACACTTAAGTGTTGTAATTTCCGCATAATTTGAATTTAACTTTGTgcaaaacacatcttgttaacaATACGACAAAACGCACACAGAATGTAATAATAAAATCGATTTGAACATTTAATACCTGTTTTTGGATACGTAGCTATGCATATTTCGTCACCATCGAATCCAAGTTCATTTCTGGCTGCTAAGTATTTGGGGACATCTACTTTTGCTAGCAGGTTTGGGAAAAGGTAGCCATCATACTCCACGACGCTGATAAATGGTTCACCTTTTTCATTCAACAGTGACTTCATTCCTACGGTGAATGTAAAGGACTCTATATGACACAAATATCATCCAAATGACTTCATACAGGACTCTAGGTACACTATCAACCTGAGTAACAAAATGAGAtaactagaaactgtttaattgtgtttaGTATCaacatgtaaattgaaaaaaaactgCTTTAAttgaaacttttactagtatattcaacctttgtaaaaaaaaaaaatatgacacgAGATTTGTTGACACAACAAAGAATTGTCGGGGTGCTGTATCTctcttgtaactcaacaacggTCATTCAGATTTTTTCTGATCATTACAAATAACtcagttaagcattgtaaatttacagtaaaaattggaaaataaaattttcagatcaaaTCGTGCACATGTCCCATTAAAGTTATTTATGAAGATGTTATATGTAGCATTCCATCAAAGGGTACGAGAATTCTTAAGTCAATACCGACTTCCTAACGTACCCAGTATTGTGCCTGAAATGTATGTGATGATTTTATGAATAAGAAAAATGTGTGACAAGGGAAGACAGTTTCACTTTCGAATgatgttttacataaaaaaaacccgtTCAGTTTGGAAATTACTCAATGGCAAATTACAAatcgtgtttcataccgattgttagaccgttcctggcacattgattttaactacgtattactccgtttacctgatcaagatatagggatcacggcgggtgttactggtcgacaggggatgcttactcctcctaggcacctgagcccgcctttggtatatccataggcccgtgtttgccaaactctctattttgtattccttagagaagtttgataatttttcgttattttcacctttcatagtttctcctggggatccaggttagaattggtcctcagtgcccttgcttgtcgtaagaggcgactaaatgggggtggtcccttgaatgagaccgcaaaatccgagatcccttgtcacagcaggcgtggcacgataaagcaAAGACCGTAAtcgcataggcttaaattttgcagcccttcacccaattgtgacgtctccacataactgacatattctcgagagggacgttaaacaataaacaaccaACTAACAACCTTTCATAATACTATTCCATCAGGAGTTAGTATCCCTTGTAGACCCACCTCACCCCTCGAGCCCTTATATAGGTAAAAGTATTAAACAACTATGGTGATTTCATTCATAGTCAAAGTAAAATATTCCCTCTAGAAATTTAACTACATTTTCCGTTGTCGTACACTCaaataaaattgcaaaactgTTACTATTtggttttaaagaattttgatacattGTGTGAAAGGTAAACTGAAATGCTTGAAAAAGTCACGTGACTCGGGCTAATCTCAACGCGTTTATGTCTGCTCTGTGTCTTTGACAAATTTCAAGGAATTTAggaaacttttcaaaaattcctTTGGACatatcagtgtatatatatttacgtttgattgtgtgaattttttgtgtgttttcGAGCTTTTTTGGATTTTTCgcctttttctttctttatattGTGAGCGAAATTCACGTCAGTTACTCATCCGATCGAATTTAAAACCACTACTTCAAGACAATGGAATTGCTTAAACCGGTCTATCTAAAGGACGGAGAAATTCAGTTTGGATCTACACGCTTTTCAGACTTTGACCTGTCGATCTCCGTTGGAAACAAGATAAATGACTTAAAATGCGTTCAAAAAGATAGAGATCCTTGGAGAATATATGTTGGCTCAATGGAAAGTAGATCAAAACTTCTTACAGAGGGAATAGACCTTAGAAGTAAAAATGTGAGAGTATACGACACGAATCCTTATTCAGCGGGTATATCCAATCCTACTGAAAATAGCAATCAAAGGCGTGCCTCTATCGGTTGATGACAACGAATTAATCAAAATGCTAAAAAATTCGTCATCCGGTTACTAGAAAAATGACTGGCATCCTTAACGGTAATAGATTCATTTATACCAAAGCGCTAGACGAAGGTATATTCCTCCCACGTACAGCTATTTGTGCCGGTTTAAGATGTACTATTTACCACTATGGTCAACCGTCCACCAAACGCACTTAACGGTGTATGAATTGCTGGGAGGAAAACCACTACACTAAGGAATGCCCAATCAATAAGCGTTGCAAAAGCAAATACGAAGGTCACGAACCTGGAAACCATGAATGTGAATACTATACTGAAACAGCACCCAACGTCATTCCTTTTGCTGGCCAAGACAACTGTTTGTCTAACCTTTTCCCATGTGATTTGCAATTTTTTGGTGTAAACCACAAGTCTGCAGAATACGCCTTTCACTACGTGAAAGCGATGCTTAGCGGTGATCTACAGAGAGCTTCAGCAATACAAGTCGCTAAATCTGCCCCAGATGCGAAAAAAAATTTGGGAAACACGTCTTGCCGTCAACCAGTTTTTCGTTAAACCAAATCCAGATTATGGCAGAAATCATAGAGGCCAAAACTGAACAAGTTCCGGTTTTCGtcgattctctctctctctcaaaaaaaaaaaaataaataaaaaaatcatgtGTTTGTTGAGTCTACATATGATGATTTCTGGGCTTCTGGGCTGGACAAGGAT contains:
- the LOC125645733 gene encoding sulfotransferase 1B1-like isoform X3, producing MKSLLNEKGEPFISVVEYDGYLFPNLLAKVDVPKYLAARNELGFDGDEICIATYPKTGTHWAYEVCRMLKAGNTDFMNELVPILDYTPMEALKVVKATNRIYTSHMYPRHIPKQLIEKRCKLILVYRNPKDTAVSYFDFSKKVRAFDTGDMCFSEFLRHYICGNVVCGSWAKWVEEWKTFKEENPDYPLLEIFYEDMKMNLRECVQKISEFLGLNSIPELVKEIARKCEFKVMADHKNKNIPKDIGAVTDFKDTHVFYGKGEMGNWKNRFTVADNEAFDKAMETILPQLGLNFTYEQSLPNKYHHKL